The genomic stretch GGCTATCCGTTTTTAGGTTTTGAATACCCAGAATTGGTTTCAATATTTTCTTGCTCAAGATTTCAGCATCCAATCGTCCTACGGGGCTTTGCGGATTGAAGCTACCGGTTTTTGGAACTAGCTTGTACCAATTTCCATTGATGTACATTCCAATCTCATGAAACTTTTCAGGCTTGTACACATCAGCCTCAATAGGCTCTACCAAAAATTCATGATGAAGCTCTTCTACCAGCTGCTCTTCACTTTTACCATTAGTTCCCTTTATCAGCCTATTAAAGTCGTACACCTTCATTTGCTCTTCACCTATAAGGAAAGCCATAAAATGACGATGATCTTGCCCAGGCTTATCGGCAAGTCGCTCGGCCAAAAGCGATGAGCTTGAGCAACGATGGTGCCCATCTGCAATGTATAAAGCCTCCTGATCTTTAAATGCCTCAGTAATTTGCTTTATATGTTTTTGGTCTTCAATAAGCCAAAGCTGATGCAAAACCTTGTCGGTACTGGTAAATTCGTACTCTGAACGCTGCTCAATGTATTCAGCAAAAATTTTATTTAGACGAAAGTCGTCACGATAAGTAAGTAAAACCGGCTCGGCATTAAACCCTGTACTTTCAAGGTAATCAGTGAACATCTTTTCCCTGTTGGTCAAAGTGTTTTCATGCTTCTTTATTTTACCTTCAAAGTAATCTTCTACAGAAACAGCAGCGATAAGTCCGATGTATTCATTCCCTTCTTTTACCTGACGATACAGGTAATAGTTTTCAGTTGAATCTTGAATAAAAACCCCTTGGTTAGCAAACTTCTTAAAACACTTTTTTACCTCTTGATATTTCTCCTTTCCAAAAGGCAAACTTCTTCCTTTTGAAGGATTGATAACATGAAGAAAGGTAAAAGGGTTGTTTTGCAACTTTTCGTCAAGCTCATCTTCTGAATAACTAAGGTATGAGCGCGTAGCAACTAAGTATGCTTTATCGCGTGGAGGACGAATGGCCTTGAAGGGTTTTATACTTATCATGCTGCGAAAATACTAAAGCTTTGAACCAATTAGCAAACCGATTTTTATAAGTGATACAACTGTGTTGATTCATAATATTTATACCAACCAACATTGACCTACAAAACGTGGTTACTTTGTACAAACAAATAATTACAATTATGAATAAAGATCAAGCCCCATTAAGATTTCATACCCGCAAATGGGTAAAACCAGAAGATTTGAACCCAAACAACACACTTTTTGGCGGAAGCCTGTTAAAGTGGATTGATGAGGAAGCAGTAATTTATGCCATTGTGCAGCTTGATAACCCCCATGTAGTGACCAAACTTATTTCTGAAGTGGAATTTATCAATGCCCCAGTACAAGGCGACATTATTGAAATGGGCTTTACAGCCACTCATTTTGGAAAAACATCCATCACCCTCAAATGTGAAGTGAGAAATAAATTAACACGTGCACAAATCCTTACTATTGAACGTCTCGTATTTGTAAACTTAGGAAAAGATGGGAACCCTGCTCCACATGGAAAAACAGGCATTACTTTAGGAAGTGAGAAATTTGACCGATAAAAAGTAAAAACCGTTTATCGAAAAAAGAAGCAATAAAAATGCTGATTTAGTTGCAAGTGCCTTCCGTAATTATATTTTTGAAATAATTTAAAAACTCAAATACTCCAAATTATCATGAACACTACTACTCTTGGCGCAAGTCGCTATGGCATTGTTGAATATCAAAATGCTCCCGAAACCATTCAGGCTATTTATGACGACACGATGCAAACGCTGCAATTACCTTTTGTACTAAACTGGTTTAAATGTCAAGGGAATAATGCTACCCTATTAAAAGGAAACTGGGCAAAGCTAAAGTCTACCCTTATGGAGGGAGATGTGCCTAATGTACTTAAGCAACTTATTATTTACAACGTTTCAAAACTTAGAGGTTGCCAATACTGCGCTCACGCACATGGCATATTTGCCGACAGTATGGCCTCTATGCTTTCTGAGGAGCCAGGATTCAAACCTAGTCAAGATATGGACTCACCACATATACCAGCCAGCTACAAAACGGCAATTAGTGTGGTTACCAAAGCTGCACTAAATCCTCAGGATGTAGATGAAAAAGATTTTGCAAAGTTGCAAGAGGCAGGTTTCTCTAACAATGAAATTCAAGAGCTTATGGCTCAAGCGGATTTGGTAAATATGCTCAACACCATTGCCGATGTTTCAGGCATAAAGGTAGACAACGAATTACTTGAAGCTGAAATGTAATTTCCAAATGAGCTCCTGTGAATCAGCACCAGCAAATATATAGGGTAACTTACGAAGCCTTTTCGCAATTTTCGAGTAGCCTGGCACGAACTAGCACTCTCGATGAACTTCGTGAATGCCTACAAATAAAGGCCAAGTACCTTTTTGACTATAAATATTTGCGGATAAGTTCTTTTCTTGGCGAAAAATGGATTCACATAAATGTTAGTTCTCAGGAAAGCACAGCTATTATATCCGATTCTCCGGAGCTTTACCCACATGAGGTAGAGCTTCAGAGAAAAGGAATTCCTCGGGTTTGGGATTTATCAGAACTTGAAACATATGCGACAGCTTTACAAATTCCAGCAAAGGATTTAAAAGCTTGGGGATGGCAGTTTAATAACTCTGATCAAAGTGGTATAACCCTCACTTTGGTCGCTAACGCCAGCCAATCTTTTTTAGAAAGAGAGGTGCCTTACATCAAACTTTTTATTGAGATACTAGAGTCTAAGCTCATGCAGATTTTATTGTTTGATCAAATAGCCTCTAAAAATGATGAGCTCAATAATGCGTTGGTTACAATTCAAGAAAGAAATTCTGAAATTCAAACAATCATTGAGCATCAGGACGAAATAATTTCGCGGCAAACCAATGACTTAGAGCAGCAAAATAAGCAGCTTCGAAAAATTGCTGTACTAAATGCCCATCAAGTGCGCGAGCCCCTATCGCGAATATTGGGACTGATGGAAATATCACCTTACTATAGTGCTGATGCTTTAAAAGAGGAAATACTGCCAAAACTCGTTCAGTCTTCAGACGAACTAGACATTGCCTTAAAGGAAGTAATATTAACAGCTGAAAAACCTACTAATACCAAACAAATACCATCATGAAAATAATGCTCGTAGATGATAAGGACATCTCAAACTTCATAATGAGAAAGTTCATAGAAATAAGGAAGCCGGATGCTACAGTAAAGGAATTTACCGACCCCGCGGAAGCCTTTAATGGTATTAATGACTTCAATCCTGACATCATCTTTTTAGACCTTAATATGCCTATAATGAATGGGTGGCAATTTTTGGACAAAATGCTGACCGATAAATTATCTCAAAAAGTGGCCATTCTTACCTCTTCTACCAGTAATGAGGATATGGAGAAAAGCAAAAGCTATGGTAACGTTGTAAACTTTTATGTGAAGCCTCTTACTCCCGATGAATTGGCACGAGTATTTGCTGATTTAAACACACAGTCATAGCCCTGAAGCGAGATGGCAAACCCACTCCTTAAAGATAATCACATTGTAGCTCTTTCCTAATTAAATTACCTTTAAACGCTTCAACCCACGTTGAGCTTTTTATGGAAAAAAAACCAGACTGGCAGCTTGCCGAAAACAATTACTACAAACTACTACTGGACGATACCTTAGCCGGTTATTGGGTTAGGAATTTTAAGGATAACACTGGGTACCTCAGTCCTGCATTCAAGAAAATGTTTGGCTACCAAGACGAGGAAATGCTCACCTCCATTGAAAGCTGGGAACAAATCATTTTTCCTGAAGATCTGGATAAACTGTACAAAAACTTTGAACAGCACGTAAAAAGCCGAGGAGAAATACCTCACCGGATAGAAGTAAGGTATAAACACAAAGATGGATCAACAGTTTGGGTGCAAGCTATAGGCCGAGTAGTAGAATGGGACGAAGATTTCAATCCTGTTCGAATGATAGGTTGTCATATAGATATTAGCAAGCAAAAGAAAATTGAGGATGACCTAAAAATAAGTGAACAAC from Owenweeksia hongkongensis DSM 17368 encodes the following:
- a CDS encoding DUF1015 domain-containing protein, encoding MISIKPFKAIRPPRDKAYLVATRSYLSYSEDELDEKLQNNPFTFLHVINPSKGRSLPFGKEKYQEVKKCFKKFANQGVFIQDSTENYYLYRQVKEGNEYIGLIAAVSVEDYFEGKIKKHENTLTNREKMFTDYLESTGFNAEPVLLTYRDDFRLNKIFAEYIEQRSEYEFTSTDKVLHQLWLIEDQKHIKQITEAFKDQEALYIADGHHRCSSSSLLAERLADKPGQDHRHFMAFLIGEEQMKVYDFNRLIKGTNGKSEEQLVEELHHEFLVEPIEADVYKPEKFHEIGMYINGNWYKLVPKTGSFNPQSPVGRLDAEILSKKILKPILGIQNLKTDSRAGFLPGTEGVSGLKSKVDSGAFDIAFALYPVAVEQIKQVADAGKTMPPKSTYIEPKLRSGLTIYQILEN
- a CDS encoding acyl-CoA thioesterase: MNKDQAPLRFHTRKWVKPEDLNPNNTLFGGSLLKWIDEEAVIYAIVQLDNPHVVTKLISEVEFINAPVQGDIIEMGFTATHFGKTSITLKCEVRNKLTRAQILTIERLVFVNLGKDGNPAPHGKTGITLGSEKFDR
- a CDS encoding carboxymuconolactone decarboxylase family protein encodes the protein MNTTTLGASRYGIVEYQNAPETIQAIYDDTMQTLQLPFVLNWFKCQGNNATLLKGNWAKLKSTLMEGDVPNVLKQLIIYNVSKLRGCQYCAHAHGIFADSMASMLSEEPGFKPSQDMDSPHIPASYKTAISVVTKAALNPQDVDEKDFAKLQEAGFSNNEIQELMAQADLVNMLNTIADVSGIKVDNELLEAEM
- a CDS encoding response regulator: MKIMLVDDKDISNFIMRKFIEIRKPDATVKEFTDPAEAFNGINDFNPDIIFLDLNMPIMNGWQFLDKMLTDKLSQKVAILTSSTSNEDMEKSKSYGNVVNFYVKPLTPDELARVFADLNTQS